The Intestinibaculum porci DNA window GAGAAAAGCAATAAAAAGGAGGACATATTAAGTAACTTATATCATTGACATTAGTGGTTAAATGTGTTTAAATGTGCTCATGGAGGCATATGATGAATACATCAAATATCACGAATTACAAACCAAAAGATTTTGCTGAATTATTAGGTGTTTCTGTAAAAACATTACAGCGTTGGGACAGGGAAGGAATTTTAAAAGCAAATCGCACTCCAACTAATAGACGTTATTATACTTACGACCAATATTTGCAATTCAAAGGCATAAATACTGAAAACGATCATCGCCAAATTGTTATTTATGCCAGAGTGTCTACAAGAAATCAAAAAGATGATTTAAAGAACCAAGTCACATTTTTACGACAGTTTTGTAATGCAAAAGGTATCATTGTTGACAAATGCATTGAAGAATACGGAAGCGGTCTTAATTACAACCGCAAAAAGTGGAATCAAATATTAGATGAAGTAACGGAACGAAAAATTAAAACGATCATAGTCACGCACAAAGATAGATTTATCAGATTTGGTTATGACTGGTTTGAAAAATTCTGTATGAAGTTTAATACAACCATAGTGATCGTTAATAATGAAGATCTATCGCCGCAGGAAGAACTTGTGCAGGATATTATTTCAATACTCCATGTATTCTCTTGCAGGCTGTACGGATTTCGTAAGTACAAAAAGCAAATAGAAAGGGATGAGGAAATTGCTAAAGAGCTTCAGGACAGAAATTTATCCAACACCAGAGCAGAAAGTCAAGATTAACAAAATTATTGGTACCTGCAGATATATCTATAATTTCTACCTTAGTCATAATAAAGCTTTGCACGATCAAGGTGAAGCGTTTATGAGTGGCAAGGCGTTTAGTGTCTGGCTTAACAATGAGTATATACCTGGCAATCCAGACAAAGCATGGATTAAGGAAGTCTATTCTAAAGCTGTTAAGAAATCTATTGAAGATGGGTGTCTTGCTTTTACGAGATTTTTTAAACATCAAAGCGGTTTTCCAAAATTTAAGAAAAAAGGAAAATCTGATGTAAAGATGTACTTCGTAAAGAATAATTCCAAAGACTGCATTTGTGAAAGACATCGTATTAAGATTCCTGCTCTTGGGTGGGTAAGATTAAAAGAAAAAGGCTATATACCAACGACTAAAGATGGATGGAAAATCAAAAGTGGTACAGTATCTATGAAGGCGGACAGATATTACGTGTCAGTTGTTGTAGAGATTCCTGACACGAAGCCTTTTTGTGACAGCGGCGAAGGTATTGGAATAGACTTAGGATTAAAGGATTTCGCTATTGTCTCAAATGGCAAGACTTACAAAAACATCAATAAATCTGCAAAATTAAAGAAACTTGAGAAACAGCTGCGCAGAGCGCAAAGATGTCTCTCTCGTAAATATGAAAATCTAAAGAAAGCTAACTATATAAAAATCAAGTAGTTTTATGAAAAAGTTTGAAAATTTTATTTGATTTCAGTTAGTATACAAATAGTATATAGAACCTTGAAAAATGAATAGTATGCGAGATTATTCACAAATCTGTGATGCAAATCTCCTATAGCTTTTTGCGAAGTTTTCAAAAAGATATGTAAAAAACATCAAAGAAGCTGAAGCGTCTACTTCAGCTTGTCTGGATCAAAGCCTTCGCCAGTCGCAAGAATGTGGAAGATGATCCTGAGAAGCTTTCTTACGCAGTGGCCCTGTGCACACCTATGGCTCTTTCCTTCGCTGATCTTCTTGTCATAGTAGTCCTTGAAGACCTTATTATTGTTAATGACAGGCGTTATTATCTGATAGAGTATCTTTCTCAGATACTTGTTGCCTTTCTTGGATATTGAGCAGTGCTTAGCGTCAAACTGGCTTGATTCGTAGTGCTTTGGAGCTACTCCTGCAAATTTTGTAAGCTTTGCTGCCGAATTGAAGTTGCCAATGCAGCGTATTTCAGCTAGAATGGTGGTACAGGAAAGGTGTGAAATTCCTGGAATGGTTAACATAGGAGAGTTTGTTTCTTTTGACAGCTCTTCTATTTTTTTATCCACTTTTTCAAGCTGCTCTGCTACCACAGTGTACTGATCAAGTCGGGCCTCAAGGGCGTATTCCTCGCCTTTATTTGCCTGTGCAACCGAATTTCTTGCTAGTGCCTGGAGGTCCTCAGCAGTAAAGCTAACGCCTCTTCCTCGGCCGTTATGCTTCATTGCTTCCTTGATATCGCTAATGTCAGCTTCGGCAATGTTAGCGGCTGATTTAAAGGTCATAAGGATCTTCATATAGGTTTTGCCATAATGGCCGCCAAATAAGCTGTTGTATTCGGGAAACAGGATGTCCAGCGACTTCTGTATTTTATTGCCTATTGGACACAGCTGTTCCGTAAGATCTGCGTGCAGACGCGTAAGACTTTTCTGCTCGTCCATGGAAAAGAAGGTCATATCAACCTTTCGGTAAAGCTTCTTTCTTGCTGGATATGCTAGAATATCTGCA harbors:
- a CDS encoding IS607 family transposase: MTNYKPKDFAELLGVSVKTLQRWDREGILKANRTPTNRRYYTYDQYLQFKGINTENDHRQIVIYARVSTRNQKDDLKNQVTFLRQFCNAKGIIVDKCIEEYGSGLNYNRKKWNQILDEVTERKIKTIIVTHKDRFIRFGYDWFEKFCMKFNTTIVIVNNEDLSPQEELVQDIISILHVFSCRLYGFRKYKKQIERDEEIAKELQDRNLSNTRAESQD
- a CDS encoding RNA-guided endonuclease InsQ/TnpB family protein, yielding MRKLLKSFRTEIYPTPEQKVKINKIIGTCRYIYNFYLSHNKALHDQGEAFMSGKAFSVWLNNEYIPGNPDKAWIKEVYSKAVKKSIEDGCLAFTRFFKHQSGFPKFKKKGKSDVKMYFVKNNSKDCICERHRIKIPALGWVRLKEKGYIPTTKDGWKIKSGTVSMKADRYYVSVVVEIPDTKPFCDSGEGIGIDLGLKDFAIVSNGKTYKNINKSAKLKKLEKQLRRAQRCLSRKYENLKKANYIKIK
- a CDS encoding IS110 family RNA-guided transposase is translated as MITSGIDIGKNSHVISVIDQDTGVPLVKPTSFTNNFEGFKKLDKILEPYSEKNLRVGMEDTGHYHFNLLHHLLKEGYRTYLINPSKTDAERKLTGNITKNDQQDSMQIADILAYPARKKLYRKVDMTFFSMDEQKSLTRLHADLTEQLCPIGNKIQKSLDILFPEYNSLFGGHYGKTYMKILMTFKSAANIAEADISDIKEAMKHNGRGRGVSFTAEDLQALARNSVAQANKGEEYALEARLDQYTVVAEQLEKVDKKIEELSKETNSPMLTIPGISHLSCTTILAEIRCIGNFNSAAKLTKFAGVAPKHYESSQFDAKHCSISKKGNKYLRKILYQIITPVINNNKVFKDYYDKKISEGKSHRCAQGHCVRKLLRIIFHILATGEGFDPDKLK